In Brevinematales bacterium, one genomic interval encodes:
- the thrS gene encoding threonine--tRNA ligase, translating into MPGIKIGSGKLDVQDGKRIIDVLKELKENRATAKEFGVAGDLDEAIIAEYNGVMRDLSAPLDEEGYVRFLTPRTIEGLDTLRHSASHIMAMAVMRLFPGAKLGIGPTIKDGFYYDMDIPGTVVDEDLARIEEEMQKIIDENLPVARKDISYDEAKKLFAKMGQDYKIELIDELKAQNITIYTQGDFTDLCRGPHIPSTRHLKAFKLLSVAGAYWRGSEKNKMLTRIYGTAFADKKELKEHLELIEELKKRDHRKLGKELGLFSFHEEAPGMPFWLPNGVIMKNILVDFMRGKLNELNYIEIQTPQILKDTLWTRSGHMDKYKENMFFTGTVEGENLAIKPMSCPGGFLVYRETKHSYRELPLKVAEFGIVHRYERSGNLHGLFRVRGFTQDDAHIFMTPDQIEGQIIELIKLIDEVYSAFGFQYKLELSTRPEMSVGSEEMWENSTEALRQALVKSGREFKINEGDGAFYGPKIDFHLEDALGRTHQCGTIQLDMNLTERFDLNYTAADGQEHRVVMLHRAIYGSLERFIGILIEHLAGKFPVWISPVQAVILPVSDKFNDYAATVLAELKKAGIRAEADYTSEKLGYKIRQATLKKVPYMLIVGEKEVEGGNISVRSRDKGDLGATGISEFIKNILEENQKRL; encoded by the coding sequence ATGCCCGGGATCAAAATCGGAAGCGGAAAGCTGGACGTACAGGACGGAAAGCGGATTATCGATGTGCTGAAGGAATTGAAGGAGAACCGCGCAACGGCGAAAGAGTTCGGCGTGGCCGGCGACCTGGACGAGGCGATTATCGCCGAGTATAACGGTGTCATGCGCGATTTGTCCGCCCCCCTCGACGAAGAGGGTTACGTCAGGTTTCTCACGCCCCGCACGATCGAGGGACTGGATACCCTGCGTCACAGCGCGTCGCATATTATGGCGATGGCGGTGATGCGCCTCTTCCCCGGCGCCAAGCTCGGCATCGGCCCGACGATTAAGGACGGGTTCTACTACGATATGGATATCCCCGGCACTGTGGTCGACGAAGACCTCGCGCGTATCGAGGAGGAGATGCAGAAGATTATCGACGAGAATCTCCCGGTAGCGCGGAAGGATATTTCCTACGACGAAGCGAAGAAACTGTTTGCTAAAATGGGACAGGACTATAAGATAGAGCTGATCGACGAACTGAAGGCGCAGAATATCACCATTTACACTCAGGGCGATTTTACCGATCTCTGCCGCGGACCGCATATCCCGTCCACCCGTCACCTGAAGGCGTTCAAACTCCTTTCGGTTGCGGGAGCGTACTGGCGGGGCAGCGAAAAGAACAAGATGCTCACCCGTATCTACGGGACCGCGTTCGCCGATAAGAAGGAGCTCAAGGAGCATCTCGAACTGATCGAGGAGCTCAAGAAGCGCGACCACCGCAAGCTCGGAAAGGAGCTCGGCCTGTTCAGTTTCCATGAGGAAGCGCCCGGGATGCCGTTCTGGCTCCCCAACGGTGTGATCATGAAGAATATACTGGTCGATTTCATGCGCGGCAAGCTGAACGAACTGAACTATATCGAGATACAGACCCCGCAGATACTGAAGGATACTTTGTGGACACGCTCGGGGCATATGGATAAGTATAAAGAGAACATGTTCTTTACCGGTACCGTCGAGGGGGAAAACCTCGCGATCAAGCCGATGAGCTGTCCCGGCGGATTTCTCGTATACCGCGAGACCAAGCACTCGTACCGCGAGCTTCCTCTCAAGGTCGCCGAATTCGGAATCGTGCACCGTTACGAACGATCCGGGAACCTGCACGGGCTTTTCAGGGTACGCGGTTTTACGCAGGATGACGCGCATATATTTATGACCCCCGACCAGATCGAGGGACAGATTATAGAACTGATCAAGCTGATCGACGAGGTTTACTCGGCGTTCGGATTCCAGTACAAGCTGGAGTTGTCGACCCGGCCGGAGATGTCGGTCGGTTCCGAGGAGATGTGGGAAAATTCCACTGAGGCGCTGCGTCAGGCGCTGGTCAAGTCCGGCAGGGAGTTCAAGATCAACGAAGGCGACGGGGCGTTCTACGGCCCGAAGATCGACTTCCATCTCGAGGACGCGCTCGGGCGCACTCACCAGTGCGGGACTATCCAGCTCGATATGAACCTGACCGAACGTTTCGACCTGAACTATACCGCGGCGGACGGGCAGGAGCACCGGGTGGTGATGCTGCACCGCGCGATCTACGGCAGCCTCGAGCGTTTTATCGGCATACTGATCGAGCACCTCGCCGGGAAGTTCCCGGTATGGATATCGCCGGTTCAGGCGGTCATACTGCCGGTATCGGATAAGTTCAACGATTACGCCGCGACTGTCCTTGCCGAATTGAAGAAGGCGGGTATCCGCGCGGAAGCGGATTATACATCGGAGAAGCTGGGGTATAAAATCCGTCAGGCGACGCTTAAAAAAGTCCCGTATATGCTGATAGTCGGCGAGAAAGAGGTCGAGGGCGGGAATATTTCCGTCCGCAGCCGCGATAAAGGCGATCTCGGCGCAACGGGTATTTCCGAATTTATTAAAAATATACTTGAGGAAAATCAAAAAAGACTATAA
- a CDS encoding translation initiation factor IF-3, producing MPPKPQPKDKLRINDEIKAKEIRVIGSDGSQVGVITVEEALKMAALDELDLVEISPEADPPVCKIVDFGKFIYQREKKVKEAKKKQKIIELKEMKFSPKIDKHDYQYRVQHILNFLDKGDKVKVTIRFRGREMSHTEFGFELIQKILEEVKEFCTIEKPPKLEGRSLTAVLSPLKKK from the coding sequence CTGCCGCCCAAACCACAACCGAAGGATAAACTTCGGATTAACGATGAAATCAAGGCGAAGGAAATCCGTGTCATCGGAAGCGACGGTTCCCAAGTCGGAGTGATTACGGTGGAAGAAGCGTTGAAGATGGCGGCGCTGGACGAGCTCGATTTAGTCGAGATTTCTCCCGAAGCGGATCCGCCAGTATGTAAAATCGTCGATTTCGGCAAGTTTATATACCAGCGTGAGAAGAAGGTCAAAGAGGCGAAAAAGAAGCAGAAGATTATCGAACTGAAAGAGATGAAGTTCAGCCCGAAGATCGATAAGCACGATTACCAGTACCGGGTACAGCATATCCTGAACTTCCTCGATAAGGGCGATAAGGTAAAAGTGACCATCCGTTTCCGCGGGCGCGAGATGAGCCATACGGAATTCGGGTTCGAACTGATACAGAAGATACTGGAAGAAGTGAAGGAATTTTGTACGATAGAAAAACCGCCGAAACTCGAGGGACGCAGCCTCACCGCGGTACTTTCACCGTTAAAGAAAAAATAA
- the rpmI gene encoding 50S ribosomal protein L35 yields MPKLKTNRSAAKRFYVSGSGKLLRRMAGKSHLLSHKSRRRKRVLSMPTEIFKGDQARIKHLIPYL; encoded by the coding sequence ATGCCCAAGCTTAAAACGAACCGTTCCGCCGCGAAGCGTTTTTATGTCAGCGGAAGCGGAAAACTTTTGCGCAGAATGGCGGGCAAGAGCCATCTTTTATCACATAAATCGAGAAGACGAAAACGGGTTCTTTCGATGCCTACTGAGATTTTCAAGGGCGATCAGGCACGTATCAAGCACCTGATTCCCTATCTATAA
- the rplT gene encoding 50S ribosomal protein L20: protein MRARYTVAGRERHKQVLKRAKGFLASRRYRIKVAKEAVTHAMRHEYVGRKQKKRDFRALWITRLNAFVRAEGITYSRFINGLNKSKVDINRKILAYLAVTDPDALRKYVEIAKAAVGK from the coding sequence ATGAGAGCACGATACACGGTTGCCGGGCGCGAGAGACATAAACAGGTCCTGAAGCGCGCCAAAGGCTTTTTAGCTTCCCGCAGATACCGTATCAAGGTCGCTAAGGAAGCAGTCACGCATGCGATGCGTCACGAATATGTGGGGCGCAAGCAGAAAAAGAGAGATTTCCGCGCTCTCTGGATTACCCGCCTCAACGCGTTTGTGCGCGCGGAGGGGATTACCTACTCCCGTTTTATCAACGGGCTGAACAAATCGAAAGTCGATATTAACCGTAAGATACTTGCCTATCTCGCTGTTACCGATCCTGATGCGTTGCGGAAATATGTCGAGATTGCCAAGGCGGCAGTCGGCAAATGA
- a CDS encoding sigma-70 family RNA polymerase sigma factor has translation MDIRELSEKDFTIRLKETALKSGVYSDEFSRYASELFNRYYPQGYNIARYYGLAHDDASDAVQNAIIKTFHSIKKYDTKRLFKPWFFKIVMNCVRDKYNELRRVRHEKLEKAQEMSKEIFEEFHIKESLNGIISRLPEKLKSVVLLRVYADLEFESISKVLGVSVRQLHNRLKEAYNMIEKSLNEGA, from the coding sequence ATGGATATCAGAGAACTCTCTGAAAAAGATTTTACTATCCGGCTGAAAGAAACTGCGCTCAAAAGTGGGGTATACTCCGATGAATTCTCGCGTTATGCCAGCGAGTTATTTAACCGTTATTACCCCCAGGGATATAATATCGCCCGGTATTACGGGCTTGCGCATGACGACGCTTCGGACGCGGTGCAGAACGCGATCATCAAGACATTCCATTCCATAAAAAAGTACGATACGAAGCGGCTTTTCAAGCCGTGGTTTTTTAAAATTGTGATGAACTGCGTCCGGGATAAGTATAACGAGCTTCGGCGGGTTCGCCATGAAAAACTGGAAAAAGCTCAGGAGATGTCAAAAGAAATTTTCGAAGAATTTCACATTAAGGAGTCTTTGAACGGTATTATTAGTAGATTGCCGGAAAAATTGAAATCGGTCGTCCTTCTCCGCGTTTATGCCGATCTGGAGTTCGAATCGATATCGAAAGTTCTCGGAGTAAGCGTCCGGCAGTTGCATAATAGACTAAAAGAGGCGTATAATATGATAGAAAAATCGCTCAACGAAGGGGCGTAA
- a CDS encoding PQQ-binding-like beta-propeller repeat protein, with amino-acid sequence MAEKKGGLKVFIWVFSFLVVVGVGWFALTKFSAVQLKGKIDSGEAMLVSMTVGQVDAKKGDAAEWNPLYSDDTLQMGDIVRTGTKSYCELQMVNKGMFRVEGDTELVIASLIGDTGKMDAKIKLSKGQVAIKPKKLGEGEVFQVETSSAIAAVRGTTFSITVDDQGSTKVAVSEGKVSVTPKINAINNAEKKGQISKDSVAMLNEELVKAVDVSPGEEMVMDQKKINTMDKAIAQAIDEVSKESGPITGEKMMASKAEISGAIVTKAMAVIVSEDDLKVTPQEMVNAYSISASVVTKQNLTEESKKTLETVSEDKIVKDVDLFAKITIGATPAGAEVYLNDEFIGLAPVQKLILKDKTYNLMLVKEGYENYTSSINAGGNINIEMKVEAQPVAVVPETNAVSPVVTNEIETDVTPVEPEKPVVDKPKVNKPKVDKPKVDKPKVDKPVVDKNPVIEPDKTPIVQKPKAGDLIWNKPTGVSLGAGTINDPLYYDGKIFATSGNNLYILSIDGTLLKSIAISPNDQTLTRPEAGNGLIMVGSDKGKVYAYKPNGDLAWKSDSGSPAFPSASPVGSGGVVAVPTMDKGLQVFDKNGSLKASVESKEVIFSSPIILKNGTLLVYANDTGDVIGYDIASKSKIWTQAFGIKRITYPFVGSDSVVVILDRSTGMLIGFNPETGKELWRNTIADLKSTEVNPVYDDGYVILVNASKTTVYAVKASSGSKVLDKDIKGKISGKPYVTKKVVYVGTADGKVFGYDLNTKKEVVKYAPESDTGEVSIIVADSEGVYSVNETDMTKIQN; translated from the coding sequence ATGGCTGAGAAAAAGGGAGGCCTGAAGGTCTTTATCTGGGTATTCAGTTTTCTTGTGGTAGTCGGCGTAGGCTGGTTCGCGCTCACCAAGTTCAGCGCGGTTCAGCTGAAAGGTAAAATAGACAGCGGCGAAGCGATGCTGGTCTCCATGACTGTCGGGCAGGTGGACGCCAAGAAGGGCGACGCCGCCGAATGGAATCCGCTCTACTCTGACGATACGCTCCAGATGGGCGATATTGTCCGCACCGGCACTAAATCTTACTGCGAGCTCCAGATGGTCAATAAAGGGATGTTCCGTGTAGAGGGCGATACCGAACTCGTAATCGCTTCTCTTATCGGGGATACCGGTAAAATGGACGCGAAGATCAAGCTATCGAAGGGACAGGTCGCTATCAAGCCGAAGAAACTCGGCGAAGGCGAAGTGTTCCAGGTCGAAACTTCGTCCGCGATAGCCGCCGTCCGCGGTACTACGTTCAGTATCACGGTTGACGATCAGGGTTCGACTAAGGTTGCTGTTTCGGAAGGTAAGGTCTCGGTGACCCCCAAGATTAACGCTATTAATAACGCCGAGAAGAAAGGGCAAATCAGCAAGGACTCTGTCGCTATGCTGAACGAGGAACTCGTTAAAGCCGTCGATGTATCTCCCGGCGAAGAAATGGTGATGGATCAGAAGAAAATCAACACGATGGATAAAGCGATCGCGCAGGCTATCGACGAGGTTTCGAAGGAAAGCGGCCCCATCACCGGTGAAAAGATGATGGCGTCGAAGGCCGAGATTTCCGGCGCGATTGTCACCAAGGCGATGGCCGTCATCGTATCCGAAGATGATCTGAAGGTTACCCCGCAGGAAATGGTAAATGCTTACAGCATCTCCGCGAGCGTGGTGACCAAGCAGAACCTGACCGAAGAGAGCAAGAAGACTCTCGAAACGGTCAGCGAGGATAAGATTGTTAAGGATGTCGATCTGTTTGCTAAGATTACGATCGGCGCGACCCCCGCGGGCGCGGAAGTTTATCTGAACGACGAATTTATCGGCCTCGCTCCGGTACAGAAACTGATATTAAAAGACAAAACTTACAACCTGATGCTTGTGAAAGAAGGGTATGAAAATTACACTTCGTCTATTAACGCCGGCGGAAATATCAATATCGAGATGAAGGTCGAGGCTCAGCCTGTTGCGGTTGTCCCGGAGACCAACGCGGTCAGTCCTGTAGTTACTAACGAAATAGAAACTGACGTAACCCCCGTGGAACCGGAGAAGCCGGTTGTCGATAAACCGAAGGTGAATAAACCTAAAGTAGATAAGCCCAAAGTGGACAAGCCTAAGGTAGATAAACCTGTAGTAGATAAGAATCCTGTTATAGAGCCGGACAAGACCCCCATAGTCCAGAAGCCCAAGGCCGGCGATTTGATTTGGAATAAGCCTACCGGCGTCAGCTTGGGCGCGGGTACGATCAACGACCCGTTGTATTACGACGGTAAAATATTCGCTACGTCGGGAAATAATCTCTATATCCTTTCCATCGACGGTACGCTGCTGAAATCGATTGCGATTTCCCCCAACGACCAGACCCTGACCCGTCCCGAGGCCGGTAACGGTCTCATCATGGTAGGTTCCGATAAGGGTAAGGTATATGCTTATAAGCCTAACGGCGACCTCGCATGGAAGTCCGACTCCGGCAGTCCCGCGTTCCCGTCCGCGTCTCCTGTAGGAAGCGGCGGTGTGGTCGCGGTGCCGACTATGGACAAGGGCTTGCAGGTATTCGATAAGAACGGTTCGCTGAAGGCGTCGGTCGAGTCGAAAGAAGTCATTTTCTCATCGCCGATCATCCTGAAGAACGGTACTCTGTTGGTTTACGCCAACGATACCGGCGACGTTATCGGTTACGATATCGCGAGCAAGTCCAAAATTTGGACGCAGGCGTTCGGTATCAAACGTATCACCTATCCGTTTGTCGGCAGCGACAGCGTGGTGGTCATCCTCGACCGGAGCACCGGCATGCTGATCGGGTTCAACCCCGAGACGGGTAAGGAATTGTGGAGGAACACGATTGCCGACCTGAAATCCACCGAGGTCAACCCGGTGTATGACGACGGTTATGTCATCCTTGTGAACGCGAGCAAGACTACGGTTTACGCGGTCAAAGCGTCGAGCGGTAGCAAGGTGCTCGATAAAGATATCAAGGGCAAGATTTCCGGCAAGCCTTATGTGACTAAGAAAGTGGTCTATGTCGGGACTGCCGACGGTAAGGTATTCGGCTACGATCTGAATACGAAGAAGGAAGTAGTCAAGTACGCGCCTGAGAGCGATACCGGCGAAGTTTCTATCATTGTCGCGGACAGCGAGGGTGTTTACTCGGTGAATGAGACGGATATGACTAAGATTCAGAATTAA